DNA sequence from the Burkholderia pyrrocinia genome:
CGGTTGCTACACTTTGCGCTTCGCCGAACGACAGACCAAGCAAAGGGGCTCGCACCATGTATCGCAAAGGCAGCGTGATCGAAATCCAGTTTCCGCCCGAACGACTCAACGATGCGGCCGGCGATCCGTACTGGATCGACCTGACGCTCGACGAGGCGCGCCGGCTCTACGAGCAGCTCGCCGCGCGCTTCGCGACCGACGCGCGCGCCAACCAGCCGCTCGACACGTTCTCGATCGACTGATCTCCGCAGCTTCGCGCTTGCCCTCATCGCAAGCGGTGCGGCGTCCCACCCGTCCGCGCCCCGCTCGCGCCCGCCGATAGCCGGCCCGCGGCGGAAGCCGGATGCCCGGCACCCAACGACCGTCGGCGCATTCGCACGATGCGCGGTCCGAGTGCAGGATTCGACAAGACGCCGGTGCCGCTTCCCGCGATACTGGCCGACTTTACGGTTCCGTCCGGCCGCATCGCGGCCCGCCTCGCATGCTTACCTCGATCGTCGCCGCCGCTTTCGTCGCGCTGTGGTCCACCGGCTTCATCGTTGCACGGGCAATCAAGCCCTACGCCGATCCCAACCTGTTCCTGCTCGCGCGTTTCGCGGGTACGGCCGCGCTGTTCGGCGCGGTTGCGCTCGTCGCGCGCGCGCCGTGGCCGGCCCGCCGCGAGTGGCCGCGCCACCTGATCGCGGGCGCGCTGCTGCAGGGCGTCTATCTCGGCGCGAGCTACTGGGCCGTCGCGCAAGGGTTGAACGCGGGCGTGATGGCGCTGCTCGGCGCGCTGCAGCCGCTCGCCACCGCCGTGCTCGCCGTCCCGCTGTTCAACGAGCGCCTGCCCGCGCGCGGCTGGTTCGGGATGGCGCTCGGGCTCGCCGGCGTCGCGCTCGTGCTGGCGCCGAAGGTCGCGGGCGGCGTCGCGCCGCCGCCGGGTGCGGCGCCTGCGTGGTTCGTGGTCGCCGTATCGGTGCTCGCGGTCGGGTCGATCACCGCCGGCTCGCTGTACCAGAAAGGCAAGCTCGCGCAGAGCGACCTGCGCACCGCGGTCGCCGTGCAGAACTTCGGCGCGGCGATCGTCGCGGCGATCTTCGTCGTGCTGCTTCATGAAACGCGCTGGATCGGCGCGCCGGCGCTGTGGGTGTCGCTCGTGTGGGGCGTCGTGTTCCTGTCCGGCGGCGCGGTCACGATGCTGATGTGGATGCTACGGCGCGGCAACGCGGCGCGCGCGACGTCGCTGCTGTTCCTCGCGCCGCCGCTTGCCGCGCTGCAGGGTTACCTGCTGTTCGGCGAAACGCTCGCGGCGATCCAGCTGTTCGGCTTCGCGCTCGCGCTGGCGGGCGTCGTGCTCGCGCGGCGCTGACGCGGGCGCACATGCGCGCGGCCGTGCGGCCGCGCCGACGCTTGCCGGCAAGCTCAAACTCATCGAAGCCGGCCTCACGGCCCCCCGTCCCGCGGCATCCCGCACCCGCCCGGCGCACCATGCACCACGGCGACGCAGCGCGTCTCGCCGAAGCAACGCCAGACGGCCGGATCGCACGCCCGGCGCGGCGCCCCGCCGCGATTGCGCTTATGATGGGCGCCTTGCATTTCGTTCCGGAACCACCTTCATGACATCCGCCGATTACGCCAGCCGCCAACGCGCGATCATTGCCGAACTGAACGTCGCCCCGCACTTCGACGCCGAGGCCGAGATCGCCCGCCGCGTCGATTTCCTCGCGCAATACCTTCGTTCGACCGGCCTGCGGACCTACGTGCTCGGCATCAGCGGCGGCGTCGATTCGTCGACGGCCGGGCGGCTCGCGCAACTGGCGGTCGAACGCCTGCGCGCCGACGACTACGATGCGCGCTTCATCGCGATGCGTTTGCCGAACGGCGTGCAGAACGACGAAGCCGATGCGCAGCGCGCGCTCGCGTTCGTGCGCGCGGACGAGGAACTGACCGTCGACGTGAAACCGGCCGCCGATGCGATGCTCGCGTCGCTGGTCGCATCCGGCCATGCGTTCGACACGCCCGCGCAACAGGATTTCGTGCACGGCAACATCAAGGCGCGCGAGCGCATGATCGCGCAGTACGCGGTGGCCGGCGCACGGCGCGGCATCGTGATCGGCACCGATCACGCGGCCGAATCGCTGATGGGTTTCTTCACGAAGTTCGGCGACGGCGGCGCGGACATCCTGCCGCTCGCGGGCCTCAGCAAGCGCCGCGTGCGCGCAGTTGCCCGCGCGCTCGGCGGCGACGAAGCGACCGTGATGAAGGTGCCGACGGCCGATCTCGAAGAACTGCGCCCGCTGCGTCCCGACGAGCACGCATACGGCGTCAGCTACGACGAGATCGACGATTTCCTCGAAGGCAAGCCGGTCAGCGACCATGTGTACGAAACGGTGCTGCGCTTCTACGACGGTTCGCGCCACAAGCGCGCGCTGCCGTACACGCCGTTCGACTGGCCGACCGCGCAAGCCGGCCACCCACGCGAAAATACCGCCGCGTCGCAATCCGGCGCTGCGGCCGCGTGACCGGCCAGCCCCGCGCCGGAACCTGACCGCCGCGCGCACCGTAGCGGCGACGCGCGGCAACCAAACGACGGGCAACGCTACGCGTGCCCGCCCGTCTTCTTCGCCTGCAGCGCGCGAATCCGCATCCGCGCGCCCGTATCGCTGACCGTCACGTCGTACATCGTCGCGAGATCGCGCTTGAGCGCGGTGCGCGAACCGCCGTCCAGATACACCATGTGCCCCGACGGATAGAAACGCGCGGACAGGTTCTGCCGCACCTTCTGATCCTCGAGCGGCATCTGCTGCAGGTCGATCACGGTCTGGTAGAACGGCGTGACGAAATCGTACAAGCCGTTCGCCGACAGCACCTTCAGGTCGACGTTCAGCGCCATCACCGCGGCGAGATCGCCGGCCGTGTAGAGGATCACGTTCCCCTGCGCATCGATGCCCTGCTGCGCGCCGGTCGGGTCGATGTGGCCGAAATCCCAGTTCCGGAACGCCTGGTCGTTCAGGTCCGTGAACGCGGAATTCGACGTGAACTTCAACTGCTCGTTCAGGTAGCTGTTCCACATCGCCGTATAGACACCCGTCACGGCCGTCATCGTCGGATCGTTGCCGCCCGAGTTCGGGTCGATCTTGCCGGCGATGCCCGTCGAGATCGCGGTCACGCGGCCGTCGTACGAACCGAGCGAGAGCCCCTGCGCATGCAGCAGCGTCGTCAGGAACAGCGAATTGCCGCGCGCGTCGTAGCCGGCGATGTCGAGGCTCCACGATTGCAGCGTCGCCGTGTCGATGCCCGTGTATTGCGACAGTTTCTGCACGGCGGCCGGGTCTGCATGCGGAGCCTTGCGCAGCGCGTTCAGGTAGTCGGTGCGCGAAAACTGCGCGACTTCCTCGACGAACGCGCCGAGATCGGCCGGCGCCGGCGTGACGCCGAGTTTCTTGTGATACCACGCGTCGGCCGCGGCGGTCGGCAGCGCGCCGACCGGGTTGCCGGCCTGCCGGTAGTCGAGGATCGACGATTGCAGCGTGACGCCGTTCAGGTCGACGCCGTCCTCGTGCAGCTTGTACGCGAGCACGCAGCTGCGCGCGGTGCCATACGATTCGCCGAACAGGTATTTCGGCGAATTCCAGCGGTTGTTCTTCGTCAGGTAGCGCTTGATGAACTGCTTCAGCGAATCCGCGTCCTGGTCGACGCCCCAGAAGTTGCGGTTCTTGTTCGGCGCGACGGCCGCCGAATAGCCGGTGCCGACCGGGTTGATGAACACCAGGTCGCTGTGGTCGATCATGCTGTCCGGGTTGTCTTCCATCTGGTACGGCGCGGGCGGCGTGAAACTCGGCATCGACGTCTTGATGCGCTTCGGCGCGAACGAGCCGAGCAGCACGAACACCGACGACGAACCGGGCCCGCCGTTGTAGAAGAACGTCACGGGCCGCGTTTCCTCCTTCGCGCCGTCGGCCGTGAACGCAACGTAGAAGATCTTCGCGGCCGGCTGCGAACTGCTCGGGTCGACCGTCACGAGATGGCCGACCGTCGCCGTGTACGCGATGCGCTTCCCGTCGATCAGGATCGTGTGATGCGTGATCGCGGCCGCTTCGGTCGTGTCGGTCACCGAATCGTCGGGGCCGTTGCCGTACGCAACAGGATCGAAGAACGGCTGGTCGCGGCCGTGGCTCAGCGCGACCGGATTGATGGTCGGCGGCACGCCATGCGAATTGTGGTCGCCGTGATGCAGCGGATACACGCCGCCGGAAGATGCGGAATCGATGCCCATCGTGCTGCTCCTGGAGGTGAAAAAAGACGCGGGCAGGACACCCGCGTCGAACGAAAAGGCGTGTGCCGACGCGTCAGCTCGACGGCTTGCGCGCGAGAATCGCGGCGAGCTGCGCGCCGTCCGGGCTGCCGAGGCCCGTGCATGCGTCCCAGCCCGACGCCGCCGCATACGTGCCGTTCGATCCTTTCGTGATATCGCGCAGCGCGCCCGGATTCTTGTACAGCACCGGATTGACCCAGCCGGCCGATGCGCCGGCCGCCGCATTGATCCGCGCGATCAGCGCGGCCCACAGCGGCGCGACCGCGCTCGTGCCGCCCATCACGGTAGCCGTGCCGGCGACCGATACCTCGTAGCCCGTCTGCGGCGACGCATCGCCGGCCACGTCCGGCACGCCGCGCTTCGCGAGCGGCGTGCGGCTGCCGTCGGCGCGCGTGACGGCGAGCCCCTGCTGCCACGCCGGCAGGTCGAACAGCGTACTGACGCCGCCGCCGCCCGCGCCGCCGCCCGACGCCTCGTCGTTCCACGTGACCTCGCTGCGGATGCCCTGCCCGGGCAGCGCGTCGAGCTGCGTGCCGCCGCAGCCGAGCACGTACGGGCTCGATGCGGGGAAGTCGACGTGATCGGCGCCGTCCTGCAGCCCGTCGCCCGAGCCGCTGTCGCCCGACGCCGCGCACACGGTGATCCCCTGCGCGGCCGCCGCCTGCAGCACGCGGTTGAACGCCTGCGCCGACTGCGCCTGCCAGACCGCTTCCGGGCCGCCCCAGCTGATCGAGATCACCGACGGCTTGTTGGTCTTGTCGTTGACGGCCGCGTTGACGGCCTGGATGAAGCCCGCGTCGCTGTTCGGTGC
Encoded proteins:
- a CDS encoding DMT family transporter; this translates as MLTSIVAAAFVALWSTGFIVARAIKPYADPNLFLLARFAGTAALFGAVALVARAPWPARREWPRHLIAGALLQGVYLGASYWAVAQGLNAGVMALLGALQPLATAVLAVPLFNERLPARGWFGMALGLAGVALVLAPKVAGGVAPPPGAAPAWFVVAVSVLAVGSITAGSLYQKGKLAQSDLRTAVAVQNFGAAIVAAIFVVLLHETRWIGAPALWVSLVWGVVFLSGGAVTMLMWMLRRGNAARATSLLFLAPPLAALQGYLLFGETLAAIQLFGFALALAGVVLARR
- the nadE gene encoding ammonia-dependent NAD(+) synthetase → MTSADYASRQRAIIAELNVAPHFDAEAEIARRVDFLAQYLRSTGLRTYVLGISGGVDSSTAGRLAQLAVERLRADDYDARFIAMRLPNGVQNDEADAQRALAFVRADEELTVDVKPAADAMLASLVASGHAFDTPAQQDFVHGNIKARERMIAQYAVAGARRGIVIGTDHAAESLMGFFTKFGDGGADILPLAGLSKRRVRAVARALGGDEATVMKVPTADLEELRPLRPDEHAYGVSYDEIDDFLEGKPVSDHVYETVLRFYDGSRHKRALPYTPFDWPTAQAGHPRENTAASQSGAAAA
- a CDS encoding S10 family peptidase; amino-acid sequence: MGIDSASSGGVYPLHHGDHNSHGVPPTINPVALSHGRDQPFFDPVAYGNGPDDSVTDTTEAAAITHHTILIDGKRIAYTATVGHLVTVDPSSSQPAAKIFYVAFTADGAKEETRPVTFFYNGGPGSSSVFVLLGSFAPKRIKTSMPSFTPPAPYQMEDNPDSMIDHSDLVFINPVGTGYSAAVAPNKNRNFWGVDQDADSLKQFIKRYLTKNNRWNSPKYLFGESYGTARSCVLAYKLHEDGVDLNGVTLQSSILDYRQAGNPVGALPTAAADAWYHKKLGVTPAPADLGAFVEEVAQFSRTDYLNALRKAPHADPAAVQKLSQYTGIDTATLQSWSLDIAGYDARGNSLFLTTLLHAQGLSLGSYDGRVTAISTGIAGKIDPNSGGNDPTMTAVTGVYTAMWNSYLNEQLKFTSNSAFTDLNDQAFRNWDFGHIDPTGAQQGIDAQGNVILYTAGDLAAVMALNVDLKVLSANGLYDFVTPFYQTVIDLQQMPLEDQKVRQNLSARFYPSGHMVYLDGGSRTALKRDLATMYDVTVSDTGARMRIRALQAKKTGGHA